A section of the Methanoregula sp. genome encodes:
- the wecB gene encoding UDP-N-acetylglucosamine 2-epimerase (non-hydrolyzing) yields MFAIVLGTRPEIIKMSPIIRSCQKKGVEFFVLHTGQHYTYEMDRVFFEELSLPTPDFNLDIGSKSHAEQTGLIMTGIERILQKEKPEVVLVQGDTNTVLAGTLAASKCYVRGDRSLPVKVGHVEAGLRSFDRTMPEEVNRVVADHLSDYLFAPTVVAKQNLLNEGIAKQKISVTGNTIVDAVLENLALSRDRSDVVHELGLVTDGYFLVTLHRQENVDSKKRFKGILEGLARIHESSGLPLVFPVHPRTEKMIKSFGLKLKGFQMIKPRGFLEFIQLESNARLALTDSGGVQEETCILKVPCVTIRDSTERPETVDVGANIIAGIEPRSIINAAEIMLDRPRSWKNPFGDGKAGDRIVDLINS; encoded by the coding sequence ATGTTTGCGATCGTTCTTGGTACCCGACCTGAAATCATCAAGATGTCGCCGATTATCCGCTCGTGCCAGAAAAAGGGCGTGGAGTTCTTTGTCCTCCACACCGGACAGCACTATACTTATGAGATGGACCGGGTCTTCTTTGAGGAACTCAGCCTTCCCACCCCTGATTTTAATCTCGATATCGGTTCAAAAAGCCATGCGGAGCAGACGGGTCTTATCATGACCGGCATCGAGAGGATCCTTCAGAAAGAAAAACCGGAGGTGGTGCTCGTGCAGGGAGACACCAACACGGTCCTCGCCGGAACCCTCGCTGCATCCAAATGTTATGTGCGTGGGGATCGATCTTTACCAGTAAAAGTGGGACATGTAGAGGCAGGATTACGCAGTTTTGATCGGACCATGCCAGAAGAAGTGAACCGTGTTGTTGCAGACCATCTGTCAGACTATCTCTTTGCACCAACCGTTGTTGCCAAGCAAAATCTCCTGAATGAGGGAATTGCAAAGCAGAAAATCTCTGTTACCGGAAATACGATAGTTGATGCGGTTCTTGAAAATCTGGCACTCTCAAGAGATAGATCAGATGTGGTCCATGAGCTGGGACTTGTTACTGATGGCTATTTCCTTGTCACACTTCACCGTCAGGAAAACGTTGACAGTAAGAAACGATTCAAAGGAATTCTTGAAGGACTTGCCCGGATTCACGAGTCTTCCGGCTTGCCGCTTGTATTCCCGGTTCACCCCCGTACAGAAAAAATGATCAAGTCCTTCGGGCTAAAACTCAAGGGATTCCAGATGATTAAACCGCGAGGGTTTCTGGAATTTATTCAACTTGAATCGAATGCCCGCCTCGCCCTGACCGATTCCGGCGGTGTCCAGGAAGAGACCTGCATTCTCAAAGTTCCCTGTGTGACCATCCGAGACTCTACTGAGCGTCCGGAAACGGTCGATGTGGGGGCAAACATTATTGCCGGAATTGAACCACGGTCTATTATAAATGCAGCAGAGATAATGCTGGATAGGCCGCGCTCCTGGAAAAATCCTTTCGGCGATGGAAAAGCGGGCGATCGCATCGTTGATCTAATAAATTCGTAA
- a CDS encoding glycosyltransferase produces MISIIFPLYNERENVIHYNTDLFPIIDDIAEKTGERFEFVFIDDGSKDDTVEQIRLIARNRSDVKVLIHQKNSGMGTAIQTGIGSSHGDLIITMDADLTFRPVDVLKLIEKYRETDADCISGSPYLEKGLMEEVTPFRLLMSKSVNFLYRMLLWSDITCVSPIFRLYRRSTLAGMKISSRNFEINAEIISKLLISGKKVVEVPVPLLKRKYGDSKINVKKEIKNYILLLCRIFKTKYLHMKWN; encoded by the coding sequence ATGATATCTATTATATTTCCCCTATACAACGAGCGGGAGAACGTTATCCACTACAATACGGATCTTTTTCCGATAATTGATGATATTGCAGAAAAGACCGGTGAGAGATTTGAGTTTGTTTTTATTGATGATGGCAGTAAGGACGACACCGTTGAACAAATCAGGCTGATTGCTCGCAACAGGTCAGATGTAAAAGTGCTTATACACCAGAAAAACAGCGGAATGGGGACGGCGATACAAACGGGGATCGGATCCAGCCATGGCGACCTTATCATAACAATGGATGCCGATCTGACTTTCCGCCCGGTCGATGTCTTGAAACTCATAGAAAAATACCGTGAAACTGATGCGGACTGCATATCCGGTTCACCTTATCTCGAAAAAGGACTCATGGAGGAAGTAACACCTTTCCGGCTGTTGATGAGCAAATCCGTGAACTTCCTATACCGCATGCTCCTTTGGAGTGATATTACCTGCGTAAGCCCGATATTCCGCCTTTACCGGCGCAGCACACTCGCGGGGATGAAAATCTCGAGCAGGAATTTTGAGATCAACGCCGAGATTATCTCAAAGCTCCTAATCAGCGGGAAAAAAGTAGTGGAAGTTCCCGTCCCGCTCCTGAAAAGAAAGTATGGAGATTCAAAAATCAATGTAAAAAAAGAGATAAAAAATTATATCCTGCTACTCTGCAGGATTTTTAAAACAAAGTATCTCCACATGAAGTGGAATTAA
- a CDS encoding class I SAM-dependent methyltransferase, with product MGQEVWEKVWTKNLIVSDYSLKYLDFMQEIELALPERSIVLEAGCGTGQTLSPLSKKYETVGLDISQAALNLARLNCKNPVLGSIFEIPFKENTFDLVYNSGVIEHFKDPDNVAAIAEMARVTKPSGRVIIIVPNTFCLWYKAGKFVAVIMRNFEFGYEEDYSPKRLKTAVRKAGLEIEKTFGLQALPPLATNDREIISMGLRKKVGLIEKAFPCKQYYAYTVGIIARKPDRN from the coding sequence ATGGGACAAGAGGTTTGGGAAAAGGTCTGGACAAAGAACCTTATCGTTAGTGATTACAGTCTGAAGTATCTCGATTTCATGCAGGAGATTGAACTGGCACTTCCCGAAAGATCCATTGTTCTTGAAGCCGGGTGCGGGACCGGTCAAACCCTCTCCCCCCTCTCAAAAAAGTACGAAACCGTTGGTCTTGATATCTCGCAAGCTGCCCTGAACCTTGCCCGCTTAAATTGTAAAAACCCCGTACTCGGGAGCATTTTTGAGATCCCATTTAAGGAAAATACTTTTGATCTCGTTTACAACTCAGGCGTCATTGAGCATTTTAAAGACCCGGATAATGTTGCCGCAATAGCGGAGATGGCCAGGGTGACCAAACCCTCCGGCAGGGTTATCATTATTGTCCCAAATACGTTCTGCCTATGGTATAAAGCGGGAAAATTCGTTGCGGTTATTATGAGAAACTTTGAGTTCGGGTATGAAGAAGACTACTCCCCAAAACGTTTGAAAACCGCTGTCCGAAAGGCAGGGCTCGAGATTGAAAAGACATTCGGTCTCCAGGCACTCCCCCCGCTTGCAACAAACGATCGCGAAATTATCAGCATGGGTTTGCGGAAGAAGGTTGGTCTCATTGAAAAGGCGTTTCCCTGTAAACAATACTATGCCTACACAGTTGGGATAATTGCCAGGAAACCTGACAGGAATTAA
- a CDS encoding lysylphosphatidylglycerol synthase transmembrane domain-containing protein — MKSSVKLLSLVGIALFLIILSRINLNTLIEIIAHTNILLLILACFVNGIAIVLKSLKWKIIVNSVKPDFSLRESVVAFFVGFSFSTITPAKLGDFIKVLYITDENCGLGKSLSTIVIDRLIDIILLFSIAFIGIYGFSVFYHIEILSIGTIILIITGILAGVYIVLNRPLLSALLKPFFNIFVPKHLKSKVTLYYDDFFTGLFTFYHDRVRFFSSIGIGIISWIPPFLYGYLLALSIGIDTGVLFFVLVIPVLSLLDLLPISISGIGTRDVALIFLFGLKGISPEQAVAFSLLYLFMSYWLVALIGAGVYFRYPVTIPEELN, encoded by the coding sequence ATGAAGAGCAGTGTAAAATTATTAAGTCTTGTGGGAATCGCTCTCTTTCTCATAATTCTTTCCCGAATAAACCTTAATACCCTGATTGAGATTATTGCTCACACCAATATCCTGCTCCTTATCCTTGCATGTTTTGTAAACGGGATTGCAATTGTATTAAAATCCCTGAAGTGGAAAATTATTGTAAACTCGGTAAAACCAGACTTTTCGCTCAGGGAGAGCGTTGTGGCATTTTTTGTCGGTTTTTCCTTTTCGACGATCACGCCGGCAAAATTGGGGGATTTCATAAAAGTATTGTATATAACGGATGAAAACTGCGGTCTGGGAAAATCACTTTCCACCATCGTCATCGATCGTCTTATCGATATAATACTGTTGTTTTCCATAGCTTTTATTGGCATTTACGGATTCTCGGTTTTCTATCATATCGAGATCCTATCTATCGGCACCATTATCCTTATCATTACAGGGATTTTAGCAGGAGTGTATATAGTACTCAACAGGCCGCTTCTGTCTGCTCTTCTCAAACCCTTTTTCAATATCTTTGTGCCAAAGCACCTCAAGAGTAAGGTTACCCTCTACTATGATGATTTCTTCACGGGATTATTCACATTTTATCACGATCGGGTACGGTTTTTTTCCAGCATCGGTATCGGAATCATCTCTTGGATCCCGCCTTTCCTCTATGGGTACCTGCTGGCACTCTCAATAGGTATTGATACAGGGGTTCTTTTCTTTGTACTCGTTATACCCGTGCTCAGCCTGCTCGATTTGCTCCCGATAAGCATCTCCGGTATCGGCACCCGTGATGTGGCACTGATATTCCTTTTCGGTCTTAAGGGAATATCACCTGAACAGGCAGTGGCCTTCTCACTGCTCTACCTGTTCATGAGCTACTGGCTCGTAGCATTGATCGGCGCCGGTGTTTATTTCCGGTACCCGGTCACCATCCCGGAAGAGCTGAATTAA
- a CDS encoding EF-Tu/IF-2/RF-3 family GTPase, with product MSNLTVAILAPPDYAKDLGKKGTVSDITFYNLKKGDATVTFIEPTRYPEKLSSLFYTVSVSERVVLVVDEINATFGECVLMLQCAGKSSGYLILKNYITPDQIAPLIKGTVLEHYEVIEEDIVGLRERMLEISVKQSAHHKTHDAAGKGSVPVDSHFNVKGVGVVVLGFVAQGIIKKHDTLKVLPTEKTTQIRSIQKHDDDSDHAITGERVGLALKNIESEDLDRGFVLTNDPAIKYATTISGKAQLVKYWPAPLKEGMVLYAGHWMQFLPTRLEKITVEGDWRMPTITLTLEKALVYPPGARVVLHYLEGGKLRVVGSLTLP from the coding sequence ATGTCCAATCTCACCGTCGCAATCCTCGCCCCTCCCGATTATGCCAAAGATCTGGGAAAGAAGGGCACCGTAAGCGATATCACCTTTTATAACCTGAAGAAAGGTGATGCTACTGTCACCTTTATCGAACCGACGCGGTACCCTGAGAAGCTATCCTCATTGTTTTACACCGTATCCGTTTCTGAAAGGGTGGTTCTTGTCGTTGATGAGATCAACGCCACCTTTGGTGAATGTGTACTGATGCTCCAGTGTGCCGGCAAGTCCAGCGGATATCTCATCTTAAAAAATTATATCACCCCGGATCAGATCGCCCCGCTCATCAAAGGTACGGTCCTTGAACACTACGAGGTAATTGAGGAAGATATCGTCGGGCTTCGCGAGAGGATGCTTGAGATATCCGTAAAACAATCCGCCCACCACAAAACGCACGACGCGGCAGGAAAAGGATCTGTACCGGTGGACTCCCATTTCAATGTAAAAGGAGTCGGCGTAGTTGTGCTTGGCTTTGTGGCCCAGGGAATTATAAAAAAGCACGACACGTTAAAAGTCCTCCCCACGGAAAAAACCACCCAGATCCGCTCCATCCAGAAACACGATGATGACTCCGATCATGCGATAACCGGTGAACGGGTTGGACTCGCCCTGAAAAATATCGAATCCGAAGATCTTGACCGGGGTTTTGTCCTGACCAACGATCCCGCAATAAAATACGCCACCACCATTTCCGGAAAAGCCCAGCTTGTGAAGTACTGGCCAGCCCCCCTCAAGGAAGGCATGGTGCTGTATGCCGGCCACTGGATGCAGTTCCTTCCCACCCGGCTGGAAAAAATAACCGTAGAAGGGGACTGGAGAATGCCGACCATTACCTTAACCCTGGAAAAAGCGCTGGTGTATCCTCCCGGTGCACGGGTGGTGCTGCATTACCTCGAAGGGGGCAAACTCCGCGTGGTTGGTTCGCTCACCCTCCCATAA